The window GTGCTGGGCCAGGTGAACCTCTTCACCCACCTGCCCCTGGGCGGGAGCCAGGGCGGCGACACGCCGGGGGACCCGGGGACGGACATCCCCATCCAGCCGCTGCCCCAGGGCACGGATTCGGTGTTCTTCCTGTCGTCCCTGACCACGCTGGCGGCGGAGACGGGGTGGCTGGGCCGGGGCGTGCGGCTGTCGGGCAGCGCGGGCTTCTCCGCCAGCGGCGGCCTGGACGCGACGGCCCGGGCGGCGGTGCCCTTCCAGTACGGCCCGCGCGCGCAGCTGTCGCTGGGCTGGACGCCCGCGCCCCGGCACACCCTGGCCACCACGGTGGGCTTCACGGACTCGCGCTTCTCCACCGGCGCGCACGCCACCGTGACGACGCTCACCGGCGCCTGGACGCAGCGGCTGGACCGGCGCACGTCGTTCGAGATGGGCGTGGGCGTGGGCGTGGCGTACTCGCTGCGGGCCACGGAGGCCCCCGCGGACACCGATCCGCCACCCGACCAGACCCCGGCGTGGGGACGGCGGGTGCGGACCCAACAGGTAGGAGGCGCGGAGCCGGAGGTGACGCCCCCCGCGACGCTTCAGCTCCTGCCGGACCTCACGCTGGCGGTGTCCCACCGGGTGCCGTCACGGGTGGCGGACTTCAACGGCCGGCTGGCGGCGCGGGTGACGCCCTTCGTGGACCGGCTGACAGGGCTGGTGTACCCGAGGGCCGACCTGACCTTGAACGGCACCTGGGCGTTGGGCCCGCGCCTCCGGGTGTCCGGGACGGCGGGGTCGGCGTTCGCGGTGGGCGGGGCGGTGGGAGACCGGCAGGTGGTGGGAGGGGTGGGCGCTGGATGGACGGTGTCCCGGTGGATGACCCTGGAGGTCGACACGCGGACGGCCTGGACTCGCTCGCCCGACGTGGAGGCGGCCCGCACGGTGTGGTCCGCGACGTTGGGACTGACAGTCCAGAAAACGGGTATCCTCTGAGGCTCCCCCCATGGCGAAGCTCATCCTCCTCTCCGTCCTCATTGCCACCATCGCGCTGCCCGGAGCGGCCGCGCGCGATGCGCATCCGTGGCGGGGGATGAAGAAGGCCATCCTGTGGGTGGCACTCTTCAACATGGCGTACGCATACGGCGTGCTCGTCCTCGTGCCCAGGTATGGGTTCGGGTGAGGGAAGGAAAGGCGTCTGACGTGATGGAGCTCCAACAGCTCACCGTCCTCCTCGTGGAGGACTCTCCGATGTTCCGCGTCATGCTGCGTGACATGCTCCAGCAGATGGGCGTGAAGAACGTGGTGGAGCAGCCCAACGGCAAGGCCGCCATGGAGTACCTCCAGGGCCAGTCGCCGCCGGACCTCGTGTGTCTGGACCTGACGTTGCCGGACGTGTCCGGCTACGACGTGTGCGAACACATCCGGCGCACGCCCGCCATCGCGCATGTGCCGGTGCTGATGGTGAGCGCGCGCAACCTGCCGGAGGACAAGGCGTACGCGGAGGAGGCCGGCGCCAACGGCTACCTGGGCAAGCCCTTCACGCCCGAGGAGCTGGAGAAGCGCGTGCGCCAGGTGCTGAAGGCCGCGGCCCCTCGGAGCAGCGCGTGACGACGCCCGCCCCCCGCACGCCCCGCCCCGCCCCGCCCCCGGCGTACGTCCCCGAGCGCGAAGAGACGAACGCGCCGGCGGACCTCATCGACTGGGGCTTCCTGTTCGACGGGCTGGGCTTCGTGCGCCGGGCGATCCTCCGGCACTGGTTCCTGGGCCTGTGCATCATCGCGGTGATGAGCGGCCTGGGCTCCGTGGCGGCGAAGCTGATGCCGCGCAAGTACCACGTCGAGACGCGGATGCTGACGTACCGCAACCTCATCATCTCCTCGCTGGTGAACCCGGGCCGGTCCATCCCGGTGGAGGCGGATCAACCCACGCGCGCCGCGTGGGAGATGGTGCTCAGCCGGGGCAACCTGAAGTCCGTCGTCAAGAACGCGAAGCTCATCGAGTACTGGGACCTGATGCGGTCCCCCTTGAGCCGCGCGAAGGAGCAGTACCTGAAGAAGGCGCCTCCTCCCATGACGGACGAGGAGAAGGAGGAGGCCCTCATCGCGATGCTGGAGACCAGCCTCAACGTGATGGCGGAGGGCGGCAGCGGCACGGTGACCATCGGGGTGGACTGGAGCGACCCGCAGCTGGCCTTCAACATCGTGGAGGCCGCGTCGCAGAACTTCCTCGACATGCGCCATGACTCGGAGATGGGCGCCATCTCCGAGTCCGTCAACATCCTCCAGGGCCAGGTGGCCAACGAGGCGGCGAACATCAAGCAGGCCATCGCGGACCTGGAGCGCGCGGTGAAGCAGGCGGACGCGCGCCGCAAGAAGAAGGAAGCGGACCCCAAGCAGGCCAGCGCGCGGCAGGCGCTCTTGCAGACGGACCACGCGCTCGCGCAGCTGAAGTTCCTGGTGCAGGCCAAGCGCCGCGCCATCCGCGACGTGGAGGAGTTCCGCGGCCGCCGGCTCACGGAGCTGCGCGCGCAGCTGGCCGAGCAGCGCGTCGTCTTCTCGCCCCAGCACCCGGTGATTGTCGACCTGGAGCAGCGCGTGGCGGCGATGCAGCAGGACACGCCGCAGCTCACGGCGCTCCGCTCCGAGGAGCAGTCGCTCATCCAGGAGTACCTGCGCATGGGCGGCACGGACGTGGAGTCCGCCACGGAGGGCACCAGCCTGGGCGCCGGGGGCCCGCTGGCGGGCGCGCTGCTGGGCACGCCGGATGATCCGGAGGTGGCGGTGGCCACGGACCGGATGCGGATGGTGGTGATGCGGCACCAGGAGAAGCTGCGCCGGCTGGACCAGGCGCAGACGGAGCTGGAGATTTCGAAGGCGTCCATGAAGCACCGCTACAGCGTGCTGTTGCCGGCGCTCTTTCCGGAGAAGCCGTCCAAGCCGAACCCGAAGCTCATCGCCATCGCGGGCGTGGTGGGCGGGGTGGCGCTGGCGGTGTTCGCGGCGGTGGCGCTGGACATCCTGCGGCGCCGGGTGCTGGAGAAGTGGCAGGTGGAACGGCTGCTCAAGTTGCCGGTGCTGGCGGAGCTGGAACGACGCTGAAGGTTCAAGCGCGCGGCCGCCCTGGGAGGTGGCGCGCGCGGGGGTGACACCGTGACGGTCTGGACCTGGGTGGACGTGGCGCTGTGCGTGGGCCTCTTGCCGGTGGCGGGAGGTTGCGGCTACCTGCTGCTGCTGACGCTGCTGTCCGGGCGGAAGGCGGCGCCGGCGCCTCCGGCGCCCGCGGTGCGGAAGTTCGACGTCATCATCCCGTCGCACAACGAGGAGCTGGGCATCGCCCGGACGGTGGCGAACCTGTCCGCGGTGGACTACCCGGCGAACCTGCGGCGCATCATCGTGGTGGCGGACAACTGCTCCGACGCGACGGCCCAGAAGGCGCGCGAGGCGGGCGCCACGGTGCTGGAGCGCCAGGACGCGGAGAAGCGCGGCAAGGGCTACGCGCTGGCGCACGCCTTCGAGCGCAGCCAGCGCGACGGCTTCGCGGACGCGGTGGTGGTGGTGGACGCGGACACGGTGGTGTCCGCCAACCTGCTGCACGCGTTCTCCCGCCGACTGGAGGACGGGGCGCACGGCGTGCAGGCGCACTACGGGGTGATGAACCCCACGGCGTCGTGGCGCACGCGGCTGATGACCATCGCGCTGGGCATGTTCCACCGCGTGCGCTCCATGGGGCGCGAGCGGATGGGCGTGTCGTGCGGCCTGCGCGGCAACGGCATGTGCTTCACGCACGCGGTGCTGAAGCAGGTGCCGCACGACGCGTTCAGCGTGGTGGAGGACCTGGAGTACGGCATCCGCCTGGCGCGCGCGGGGCACCGCGTGCACTACGCCTGGGAGGCGGAGGTGCTGGGCGAGATGGTGACGGCGGAGAAGCAGAGCCGCTCGCAGCGCCAGCGCTGGGAGGGCGGCCGCGCGCAGATGCGCAAGCTGCACGGCTGGCCGCTGCTCAGCGACGCGCTGAAGCAGAAGAGCGGGCTGCTCTTCGACTTGTCCATGGACGTGCTGGTGCCGCCCCTGAGTCAGCTGGTGCTGGCCACGGTGGGAGGCGCGGTGCTGGCGGCCGGGGTGGCGTGGCTGTCGGGTGGCACGGCGGTGGCGGCGTCCGCGCTGGCGTCGTTCGGGCTCACGTCGCTGGCGCTGTACGTGCTGCGCGGCTGGTGGGTGTCCGGCGTGGGCGCGCGCGGGCTGCTGGACCTGGCGTGGGCGCCCATCTACGTCGTGTGGAAGGTGTGGCTGATGGTGCGGGGCCCCGGCGCGGAGAAGCGCGGCGAATGGGTGCGCACCACGCGAGAGGCGGAGCGGCGGTAGCAGCTCCGGGCGCGCGGCACGCGAGTAGGTGCGCACCACGCCCGAGGCGGAGCGGCGGTCGCGGCCCGAGGCGCGCTGCACGCATGAGGCGGAGCGGCGGTAGTCGCTCCAGGCGCGCGGCACGCCCGTGGCGCGGGGCGGGGCGGCGACCTGGCCCCTGTGCTCGAAGAAGCGCGGACCCGCGAGGCTCCGGAGGACCGGGCCGGTGGCGGAGCCGGAGGAAGCCCGTGGGACCTACTCCCGGGGCTTCCGCTTCACCGCCTTCACAGGTGCACCGAGTGACGCCTGGACAGGGCACACGGTGTCCGGCGGGCAGAAGCCTTCCACCATCAGGGTGGTGATGGCGCGTCGCATGCGGCGCAGGTCCTCGATGCGCGCGTCGATGGCCCGCAGCTTCGCCTCCGCGAAGCGCTCCACGTCGCGGGTGGGGATGCCGCGCCGGTCGGACAGGGCGAGCACGGCGGACACCTCGCGCAGGGTGAAGCCCAGCTCCTGCGAGCGTCGGATGAAGCGCACGCGGATGGCCGCGTCCGGCCCGTAGAGCCGCTGACCGCTCTCCGAACGGGACAGCGGCAGGAGCAGCTCGCGGCGCTCGTAGTAGCGCAGCGTGGACAGCTTCACGCCCGATGCGCGAGCGAGCTCGCCAATCCGCATGGGCGCTGCCTCAACGGGCCGTCGCGGGGATGCCACCACGCCACCTCCTGCCCGCGAGGATGGCACCGCCCTGCGCGAACATCCACGCCAGCTCCAGCGCGAGGAACCCGAGCAGCACCTGTGTCGCGCCCTGCGTGAGCGCCCACACCATCCACGAGGAGAACAGCGCCCGGCCCGCGGTGTCGGCGGCGCCGTTGAACGCGGTCGGCTGGACGAGCCGCACGACGGACCACAGCGTCACGATGGTGCCGAAGAGGGCGACGAAGAACAGGTGCGTGGGCGTGAACGCGGGCAGCGGCTCGCCTCCCAGCGACAGCGCATGGTGCGCGGAGCGGACCTGCGCGAGCACCACCTCCGCCGTCCACGGCGTGGCGAAGGGCACGGTGACGACGAAGTCATACAGCGCGCTGGCGAGGACGACACGGCGAAGCAGGGAGGCGTCAGGGGTCATGCCAGAAACCGTAACCCCTGCACCTGGGTGCAGAGGCAAGCCCGCCCTTCAACGCGCCGGCGCGGGGGCCGCCTCCCGCCGCCACACGCGCGACAGGACCGCGCCCTGCGCGACCATCCCCGCCAGCTCCATCACGAGGAACAGGATGAGCACCTGCGACGCGCCCTGCGTGACGGCCAGCACCATCCACGTGGCGACGAGCGCCCGGCCCACCGTGTCGATGGCGCCGTGAAGCACGGTCGGCTGCGTGATGCGCACCAGCGCCCAGATGACCGCGAGCACGCCGAAGAGCGCGACGAAGAACAGGTGCATGGGCGTGAACGGCGGCATCGCCTCACCGCCCAATGACACCCCTTGATGCACCTGCCCCATGACGGAGAGCATCACCTGCGCCGTCCATGGCGTGGCGAACGGCAGCGTGACGGCCAGGTCGTACAGCGCGAAGCCACGGACGATGCGGCGGAACCACGGGGAGTCAGGGCTCATGCGTGGGAACACTAGCCGCGTCCCGGCACGGAGCAGCAGCCCCGTGCCGGAGACCGCGCATCACACCAGCGTCCAGAAAGCCCCTCTGTTCTGGGACCTGATGGGCGGGAACGTCTCACCCCGGCTCAGGGGGATGATCCGCTCCTCCGCCGTCACCGGGGGTCCACCACGGCCGTCCGAGTAGCCATCGAAGGCATACCGGCCCGTCGCCTCGCACGTGTCGCCCGTCTTGTACCGCTTCGCCATGACGCGTCCTTTCGTTCCCGGAATGGGAACCTGGAACGTCCGTCGAACCGGCGGGGCCGACCATCCCTCGCGAGAGGGATGACGGCCCGAATACTCCCCGACCTCAGTCCGCCAGCGGCATCCCGAAGTCCGGCTGGCCCCGCTCGCCGGACACCCAGCGATAGACCTCCACCACCTGCTCCGCCTTCGCCCGCCAGGTGAAGTGCTTGAAGATGCGCGTCCTCGCGCGCTCTCCCATGGGTCCAATCACGGACGGGTCGGCGACCAGCTTCTCCAGCACCGCGCGCACCCGCTCCACGATCTCCTGCGGAGTCCCCATGGGGATGGCGAAGCCCGTGGACGGGCTGACAATCTCACCCGGACCGCCGTAGTCCATCACGATGGGCACCAGGCCCAGCGCCATCGCCTCCGCGACCACCGCGCCGCCGAACTCGCGCACGCTCGGGAAGCCGAAGATGTGGTTCTTCGACAGCCGCCCCTGCAGCTCCTGGTGCTTCACCCAGCCAGCGAACGTCACCCCGTTCTCCAGCCCGCCCCGCGCCACCTGCGCGCGCAGGTTCTGCATCTCCGCGCCGTCGCCGATGAACTCCAGCTGCACCTTGCCCTCGCGCACCAGCGGCGCCGCCGCGTCGATGAGCATCGCCATGCCCTTGTACGGCACGAAGCGCCCCACGAACGCCACCCGCAGCGCCTCCCCTGCCTTGGGCGCCTCCGCCTTCGCCGAGCCGAAGCGGCGCACGTCGATGGCGTTCTCCGGGATGTAGACCGTCTTGTCCTGGTACTCCGCCGCCAGCTGCGCGCGCGTCGCCCGCGAGCCCGTCATCAGCGCCGCCGCGTTCTTCCGCGTCGACTTGTAGAAGGGCATCAGCTTGTAGACGTCCCGGATGTAGCTGAGCCACTCGCGCTCGCGCAGGCGCGCGTCCCCGAAGCCCTTGGGCCACGGCAGGCCGCCGTTCATCGGCCCCATCACGAAGGGCACCCCGGCCTCCGCGCACCGCGCCGCCAGCGTGCTGGGCGTCGTGGGGCTGATGGGCGTGTAGCGGTGCACCACGTCGAATTCCTTCGCGCGGATGCGGTCCCCGAAGCGCCGCCAGAGCAGCTCCTCGAAGTAGTAGTACGGCAGCACGCTCAGCGCCGTGGCCGTCGTCCAGCCCACGCCCGCCTTTCCTCGCAGCACCTCGCCCACCTTCTCCAGCGGACGCTCCACCGGCGTGGAGTCCAACGCCGTGAAGTCCTTCCCCTCCACCAACCCCTGCTTGAGGATGTTCTCGCGGTTGCGGACCTGCGTGACCAGGTGCACGTCCGCTACCTCGGCCAGCGCGCGGGCCAGGGACCAGCCTTCCAGGGGGACGCTCACCCAGTCTGGGTTGCACAGCTCAGCAATCAGGAGGACGCGGGGTCGGGAGCCAGCCATACGCCTTCCGCATCTATCCCAACCCGGGCCCGGGATATAGCCTCCCCCCTCGCTCCGATGGCCTCCGAACCGTCCCCCACCGCCTGGCTCCAGTACATCGTCATGGTCGTGGGCCTGGGCGCCGTCACCCTGGGCGCCGCCGCCGTGGGTAATGGAGACCCCATCGTCACACTGGCGCCGGTGCTGGCCTTCACGGTGGTGTGGGTCATCTTGAAGGTGCCGCTGCGCTACCTGGCGCTCACGGTGCTCTACCTGGTGCTCGCGGCGGACTACACACCCGAGCGTCCCCAGTCGATGTTCTGGCCGTCGCCGCTGTTTCCCTTCGGGAAGCTGCTGTTCACCCAGATGCACGAGCTGGTGGGCATTGGCGCCCTGCGCTTCCCGCTCATCGACGGGCTCATCGTCGGGTCCATTGGCATCGGCATCTACCGGCGGGCGACGAAGTCGAAGATCGACCCGCCGGTGGTGCCCATTCCACGGCCGCTGGTGGTGGTGCTCGCGCTGTCGTTCTTCGCCATCATGTGGATGGAGGTGTGGGGCATCGCGCGGGGCGGGGACATCAAGAACTCGCTGTGGCAGTGGCACCAGGCCGCCGTGCTGCCGCTGGTGGGGATGATGTACCACTACAGCCTGCGCGGGCCGGAGGACTGGCCGGTGGTGGCGAAGACCATCATCCTGGCGGCGCTGACCAAGTCCGCGGTGAGCACGTACTTCGCGCTGGTCATCGTTCCGGCGCAGGCGCTGGAGGTGGAGTACACGACCTGCCACTCGGACTCGATGACGTTCATCTTCGCGCTGATGGTGTGCATCGCGCGCTGGCTGGAACGGCCCAAGTCCGGGCATGCCATCCGCGGCCTCATCATCATCGTGCTGGTGTTCATCGGGATGTTCTTCAACGACCGCCGGCTCGCGTACGTGAGCCTCGTGGGGTCACTGGCCGCCGCGTACCTGTTCAACCCGTGGACGCCGCTGAAGAAGTTCGTCACGCGCGGGCTGTTGTCGTGCTCACCGCTGCTGGTCGTGTACTTCCTGGTGGGGTGGAACGCGCACAGCAGCGTGTTCAAGCCGGTGCAGACCTTCCGCTCCATCATCGAGGGCCAGCACGCCGAGGGAGAGCTGGACTACCGCGACATCGAGAACCTCAACCTCATCGCGACGTGGAACACCAACCCGGTGTTCGGCACGGGCTACGGGCACGAGTTCCTGGAGCCGTACCCGCTGCCCAACATCGCGTTCGTGTTCCCCACGTACCGCTTCCATCCGCACAACTCGCTGTTGGGCCTGCTGGCCTTCGGCGGGTGGTTCGGGTTCACGGGCGTGTGGATGTACCTGGTGGTGACGGTGTACCTGGCGGCGCGCTCGTATCACCGGGCCCATGCGCCAGAGCACCGCACCGCGTGTCTGGTCATCGTGGGCGTGGTGGCGTCGTACCTGAACCAGGTGTTCGGGGACATGGGCATCATCTCGTACATCTGCACGTTCCAGGTCGCCGTGGCGTCGGTGCTCGCGGGCAAGCTGGCCATGGTCACCGGCGCCTGGCCCTGGCCCCAGCGCGAGAAGGTGCTGGGCCTGACGCGCACGCCGCCCTCCGAGGACTCCGCGCCGGCCGGTGTGACGCCAGACGCGGGCCAGACAGCGTGACAGGGCCTCAACCCACGCGGGCGCGAAGCTCCTCGGCTTCCGCCGCGGCGGCGGTCAGGTGCTCCAGCTCCAGGTCGATGTGCTTCGCCTGCGGGATGGCGCGGCGGATCTCCGCTTCAATCGCGTCGATCTCCTCGCTCAGCGTGCGGATCAGATGCCGGGCCATGTCGTTCAACGCGCGCTCGCGCTCCGCTCCCGCCGGCGGCAGCCCTTGCGTGGGCAGCGCCTCCGCCAGACGGGCCGCCACGAACGCCTCGCTGAAGCGCAGCTCCGCCTTGAGCTGGTACACCTCCGGCGTGAGCTGCCGCGTCTTCACGTCGTGCATGTCCGCCAGGCTGGGCCGCTTGCGCAGCAGCTCCTCGAAGCGCTGCTCCACGTCCGGCGGCACCGACTGCCCCAACAACAGCTCCCGGTTCTCCACCATCAGGTAGAGCGCGATGAGCCCCAGCAACACGCCCACCGTCAGCGACGCCATCGCGTCCCACACCGGGTTGCCCGTCACGTGCGCCAGCACGATGCCCGCCGTCGCCAGCACCAGCCCCAGCACCGCCGCGCCGTCCTCCAACAGGATGGCCACCGACGCGGGATCCGCCTTCTCCCTCACGAAGCGGAAGAAGGGCTCACCCGCCGCCTGCTTCAGCACCCCCATCACCGCGAACACCAACACCCCCCCCTCGATGAGGAACGACAACCCCAACACCGCGAACGTCACCACCCCCGTCTCCGCCACGTGCGGGTGCAGGAGCGACTGGATGCCGTGGTAGACCGTGACGCCGCAGCCCACGAAGAAGATGCCGGACGCGGACAGGATGCCGAAGATGAAGCGCTCGCCGCCGTAGCCGTACGGGTGCGCCTCGTCCTCCACCCGCGCCGCCCGCTTCAACCCCAGGAACAACAACACCTGGTTCCCCGTGTCCGCCGCCGAGTGGATCGCCTCCGACAACATCGCCCCCGACCCCGACAGGAAGAAGGCGATGAACTTGATCAGCGTTACCAACACGTTGCCGGACAACGCGACGATGACGGCCTTGAGCGACGAAGCAGGAGCGGACATGGAGGTGCCAAACCTACCATGACGACGCAGCGCGGCAGGAGCGGCCCCTTTTGCCCGCCCGGCCTCCGTCCGGCCCTTGTCCTTCCGCGTCAACCAGGGTGGACAGCGCACCTCCAGGGTGATTGTTTGCTCTCAAATCAATTAAGGATTGGGAGAACACCGTGCGCCGTTTCGTGCCGCCTTGGATGTGGCTGCTGCTGCTGTGGGGGCCTTCGGGGGCCTTCGCGCTGAACGCGGGGCTGCCGCCGCCTCCGCCGGACGTGGACCGGAGCACGCCCGCGGCGACGGCGGCGGGGTTCCTGGACGCGGCGCATGCTCGGGACGCGCTCCGGGCGCCGCAGTACCTGGACCTGTCGCGGCTGGCTCCCGCGGAGCAGGCGGAGCAGGGGCTGGGGCTGGCGCGGCGGCTGGTGGTGGTGCTGGACCGGACGCTCTGGCTGGACTTCGCGCGCATCGGGAAGGAGCCGGCGGGGCCGGGGGAGCGCGCGCGCCGCGAGGTGCTGGGTCAGGTGGCCACGTCGCGCGGGTCCCAGGACATCGTGCTGGAGCGGGTGGACGCGGCAGGCGGCCCGGTGTGGGTCTTCAGCGCGGACACGGTGGGCGCCATCGACACGCTCTTCCAGGAGCACGGCTCGCCGCTGCTGGAGATGCTGCCCCCGGTCTTCTTCTCGCGTCCCTTGTGGGTGCTGGAGACGTGGCAGTGGCTGGGGCTCGCGGGGGTGCTGGTGGGGGCGTGGCTGCTGGGGCGACTGGGCGAGGCGGTGACGCTGCGCGTGGGGGCCCGGGCCACGGGGATGACGAAGTCCGGCTGGGATGACGAGTTGCTCGCCGCGGGCCAGGGGAACATCCGCTACGTGCTGGCGGGGGTGCTGGCGGCGGCGGGCGCGCGGTTCCTGAAGCTGCCCCCGCCCGCGCAGGCGGCGGTGGACCTGGGGGCGCGGTCGCTGATCATCGTGGCGGTGGCCATGTTCCTGCTGCGCTTCCTGACCCGGGCCGCCCGGTTCCTGGAAGAGAAGGTGTCCAAGTCACCGGAGGGCACGGACGTGGCTCGCGTGCGCGGGCTGCGCACCCAGCTGTCCATCCTGCGCCGCGTGGTGGAGGTGGCGGTGGTGCTGGTGGCCGCGTCGCTGCTGCTGCTCCAGTTCGAGGCGGTGCGCAACGTGGGCGTGTCGCTGCTCGCGTCCGCGGGCATCGCGGGCCTGGTGTTGGGTCTGGCCGCGCAGAAGTCCATCTCCACGCTGCTGGCGGGCATCCAGCTGTCCATCACCCAGCCCATGCGCATTGGCGACACGGTCATCATCGAGAACGAGTGGGGATGGGTGGAGGAGATCACCCTCACCTACGTCGTCGTGAAGGTGTGGGACCTGCGCCGGCTGGTCATCCCCATCACCCAGTTCCTGGAGAAGCCCTTCCAGAACTGGAGCAAGGTGTCGCCGGAGATATTGGGCACCGCGGAGCTCTACGTGGACTTCCGCACCGACGTGGCCGGCGTGCGCGCGGAGCTCAAGCGCATCCTGGAGCAGGAGTCGAACGGCCTGTGGGAT is drawn from Corallococcus silvisoli and contains these coding sequences:
- the epsX gene encoding exopolysaccharide export protein EpsX; translated protein: MLDAALASLWLEVASASVTYDAAARVDTRMRSMEAQATGAAVAPVAGDMDIVPTVGLKYDDGSAVARVQYAPRISFREATTNPRTEVQHVGRLLGDWRPSRGLTLHGTQEFVLGQVNLFTHLPLGGSQGGDTPGDPGTDIPIQPLPQGTDSVFFLSSLTTLAAETGWLGRGVRLSGSAGFSASGGLDATARAAVPFQYGPRAQLSLGWTPAPRHTLATTVGFTDSRFSTGAHATVTTLTGAWTQRLDRRTSFEMGVGVGVAYSLRATEAPADTDPPPDQTPAWGRRVRTQQVGGAEPEVTPPATLQLLPDLTLAVSHRVPSRVADFNGRLAARVTPFVDRLTGLVYPRADLTLNGTWALGPRLRVSGTAGSAFAVGGAVGDRQVVGGVGAGWTVSRWMTLEVDTRTAWTRSPDVEAARTVWSATLGLTVQKTGIL
- the epsW gene encoding exopolysaccharide biosynthesis response regulator EpsW; the protein is MELQQLTVLLVEDSPMFRVMLRDMLQQMGVKNVVEQPNGKAAMEYLQGQSPPDLVCLDLTLPDVSGYDVCEHIRRTPAIAHVPVLMVSARNLPEDKAYAEEAGANGYLGKPFTPEELEKRVRQVLKAAAPRSSA
- the epsV gene encoding PCP family exopolysaccharide biosynthesis protein EpsV → MTTPAPRTPRPAPPPAYVPEREETNAPADLIDWGFLFDGLGFVRRAILRHWFLGLCIIAVMSGLGSVAAKLMPRKYHVETRMLTYRNLIISSLVNPGRSIPVEADQPTRAAWEMVLSRGNLKSVVKNAKLIEYWDLMRSPLSRAKEQYLKKAPPPMTDEEKEEALIAMLETSLNVMAEGGSGTVTIGVDWSDPQLAFNIVEAASQNFLDMRHDSEMGAISESVNILQGQVANEAANIKQAIADLERAVKQADARRKKKEADPKQASARQALLQTDHALAQLKFLVQAKRRAIRDVEEFRGRRLTELRAQLAEQRVVFSPQHPVIVDLEQRVAAMQQDTPQLTALRSEEQSLIQEYLRMGGTDVESATEGTSLGAGGPLAGALLGTPDDPEVAVATDRMRMVVMRHQEKLRRLDQAQTELEISKASMKHRYSVLLPALFPEKPSKPNPKLIAIAGVVGGVALAVFAAVALDILRRRVLEKWQVERLLKLPVLAELERR
- the epsU gene encoding exopolysaccharide biosynthesis GT2 family glycosyltransferase EpsU; its protein translation is MTVWTWVDVALCVGLLPVAGGCGYLLLLTLLSGRKAAPAPPAPAVRKFDVIIPSHNEELGIARTVANLSAVDYPANLRRIIVVADNCSDATAQKAREAGATVLERQDAEKRGKGYALAHAFERSQRDGFADAVVVVDADTVVSANLLHAFSRRLEDGAHGVQAHYGVMNPTASWRTRLMTIALGMFHRVRSMGRERMGVSCGLRGNGMCFTHAVLKQVPHDAFSVVEDLEYGIRLARAGHRVHYAWEAEVLGEMVTAEKQSRSQRQRWEGGRAQMRKLHGWPLLSDALKQKSGLLFDLSMDVLVPPLSQLVLATVGGAVLAAGVAWLSGGTAVAASALASFGLTSLALYVLRGWWVSGVGARGLLDLAWAPIYVVWKVWLMVRGPGAEKRGEWVRTTREAERR
- a CDS encoding MerR family transcriptional regulator, coding for MRIGELARASGVKLSTLRYYERRELLLPLSRSESGQRLYGPDAAIRVRFIRRSQELGFTLREVSAVLALSDRRGIPTRDVERFAEAKLRAIDARIEDLRRMRRAITTLMVEGFCPPDTVCPVQASLGAPVKAVKRKPRE
- a CDS encoding YjzC family protein, which encodes MAKRYKTGDTCEATGRYAFDGYSDGRGGPPVTAEERIIPLSRGETFPPIRSQNRGAFWTLV
- the epsH gene encoding exopolysaccharide biosynthesis glycosyltransferase EpsH; the encoded protein is MSVPLEGWSLARALAEVADVHLVTQVRNRENILKQGLVEGKDFTALDSTPVERPLEKVGEVLRGKAGVGWTTATALSVLPYYYFEELLWRRFGDRIRAKEFDVVHRYTPISPTTPSTLAARCAEAGVPFVMGPMNGGLPWPKGFGDARLREREWLSYIRDVYKLMPFYKSTRKNAAALMTGSRATRAQLAAEYQDKTVYIPENAIDVRRFGSAKAEAPKAGEALRVAFVGRFVPYKGMAMLIDAAAPLVREGKVQLEFIGDGAEMQNLRAQVARGGLENGVTFAGWVKHQELQGRLSKNHIFGFPSVREFGGAVVAEAMALGLVPIVMDYGGPGEIVSPSTGFAIPMGTPQEIVERVRAVLEKLVADPSVIGPMGERARTRIFKHFTWRAKAEQVVEVYRWVSGERGQPDFGMPLAD
- the wzy gene encoding exopolysaccharide repeat unit polymerase, whose translation is MASEPSPTAWLQYIVMVVGLGAVTLGAAAVGNGDPIVTLAPVLAFTVVWVILKVPLRYLALTVLYLVLAADYTPERPQSMFWPSPLFPFGKLLFTQMHELVGIGALRFPLIDGLIVGSIGIGIYRRATKSKIDPPVVPIPRPLVVVLALSFFAIMWMEVWGIARGGDIKNSLWQWHQAAVLPLVGMMYHYSLRGPEDWPVVAKTIILAALTKSAVSTYFALVIVPAQALEVEYTTCHSDSMTFIFALMVCIARWLERPKSGHAIRGLIIIVLVFIGMFFNDRRLAYVSLVGSLAAAYLFNPWTPLKKFVTRGLLSCSPLLVVYFLVGWNAHSSVFKPVQTFRSIIEGQHAEGELDYRDIENLNLIATWNTNPVFGTGYGHEFLEPYPLPNIAFVFPTYRFHPHNSLLGLLAFGGWFGFTGVWMYLVVTVYLAARSYHRAHAPEHRTACLVIVGVVASYLNQVFGDMGIISYICTFQVAVASVLAGKLAMVTGAWPWPQREKVLGLTRTPPSEDSAPAGVTPDAGQTA
- a CDS encoding cation diffusion facilitator family transporter, which translates into the protein MSAPASSLKAVIVALSGNVLVTLIKFIAFFLSGSGAMLSEAIHSAADTGNQVLLFLGLKRAARVEDEAHPYGYGGERFIFGILSASGIFFVGCGVTVYHGIQSLLHPHVAETGVVTFAVLGLSFLIEGGVLVFAVMGVLKQAAGEPFFRFVREKADPASVAILLEDGAAVLGLVLATAGIVLAHVTGNPVWDAMASLTVGVLLGLIALYLMVENRELLLGQSVPPDVEQRFEELLRKRPSLADMHDVKTRQLTPEVYQLKAELRFSEAFVAARLAEALPTQGLPPAGAERERALNDMARHLIRTLSEEIDAIEAEIRRAIPQAKHIDLELEHLTAAAAEAEELRARVG